The sequence below is a genomic window from Pelecanus crispus isolate bPelCri1 chromosome 10, bPelCri1.pri, whole genome shotgun sequence.
AcaagcattttcatttgttcttgCAATTTGTGGTATACTTTATTTGAAAGCTAAGATTCCTAAATGCTAACATTTGTAGCTTCTGAAGCCACCCTACAATTCTTGCATGAGATTGTTCAGCTCTTGCATGCAAGGATCTTCTGATGTATTTCCCTCACAATAccatctttttccatttttaaagatgagAAGGGCATAAAAATTCAGACTTGTGTGTAAGAGTACACAAGATATTGATATAGAGCAGGGAAATGAATTTGGGTCCATCAAACATCAATCATGAGCTTGAAGTGCCTTAACAAGTGAGACAGTCTTGCCCTGTTGTAGCTCTTTCTAGTAACCCAAAACTGTTACATCACAACTCATCTATAAGTCAGTCAAGGTCACACCGGGTGGAGTTAGGACAGTAAGATGTTTGCAAGCAGTCTTGCCAGTAGCCctgtctctgctgcagcaggtatCTTTTGAAGACATTGCTAGTCAGATcattcaagaaattaaaattacttgaGCAGTGAAGAAGTAACAACTAAAGTTTCCCTGAGGTATCATAGTTCAGAAACTTACTTACATTGAGACTTCTCTAATGTACTGCTGGaaacttttttctaaaaacaaatttctgtgAAAGGGCACTCCCTAACACAACTTCTTTTATTTATGATTATAGTTCTTAAGTAATATCAACTTGAGGAGACATCAGTGAATATCTTTATAAGTAACAGTGGGtgtcttttttatatatttaccaATTCAAAACAACCTCCTTAGTGACCTGTCGTCTTAAAATTACAATTCCATTTCAAATTTGATAGTGCATATCAGTTTTAGAGATTGGTAGTAACTGTGTTCTTACtagctgttttcctctcttctgagaacttttttattaaataggaaaatattattgCCACTTTGAAAGTACCTGAAGTATCTTCTagataattatttcagtttaataaatagaaaatggAGTTTGGCAGAAAAAGCTCTGTTCAAGCATGATagtttacaaaatatttttaattttttaaattttgtatttccttctttAATTTGTATGTCAGTGATATTTAatttcctgcttcttccttaatatcatcttaaaagaaacagttaCATTTGTCCTCCTTTCTTACTACTTCCTTCCTAAAGggctaattaaaaagaaaaagaaattggaacAATGTTTTTCTAGTCTTTTCTCAAGGTTCTATACCTAATTCTGTAGCTTGCTTCTTTTAATGATTAGTATCAGTAGGTGCAATTTATTAGTACTTTTAGTGTTAGACTTCTGCTCTTGCCGTCTCATCTTGCCAAGATATACAAGGCAAGCTTCAGTGCTTTGTGTTGCCCTTTAGGACTTGCTAAATATGATGGGTTTTTTGAGTCTCTTGTCTTGACCTTCTTCAAACAAATGTAAGTTTTCAAAATGGTACAACTTTTCCAGTGACTGTGGGAAACAGTCAAGATGTGTAAATTACTGTGCATTTAGTACTTGCAGTTATGACCTTgttgctgctttcagcacatGGATAGACATCCCAACACTTAAGTCTGTCCTGGAAAGTTAAACATAAATGTTACTACAGTTGAACTGCTTGTTCCAGGTTTTGTATTTTGAGTAGTGTTCCTTCTTCAGAAACCCTTTAATTTTGGTACCTAATCAATAATAGGATGCTCAACTTGAGAGTAAATTAACTCTATAGTTACACTTTGCCAACTACTTATGGACTAATCTGCATTGGTTGATGTATTTGAAGCAGGGTGCTGGTGAGGTGTTTACTATCTTACAAGCCACATAAAGATGCTTCCTGCCCTTAAAACTAGAGCTTATTACTAAAACAAAGAATCCATGCTGTACTAGAAGATGCACGCACAGGTAATTTGAAGTACATAAGTAGCAGGCTAAGAACTTGAggctccagcagagctggagtAGAGAGTACATTAAGCAATATTCTGCCCAAGTTGCTTAGGACTGCCTGCTAGTCTGATACTTTACTTGGCAGTATTTACAATGACTTCTGTCAAGACTGCATAtaagcaaaatgtatttaaattgtCGCTCTTCAGTATGGTATTCACACACATCCCTGtgtatgggggaaaaaaaagttgtaaccCTTCTACAAGATCTCCGGATGCTACCGCTGTAAAAACAGTATGGAAAATCCTACCCTGTGGttttgtaccaaaaaaaaagggggggggggggggcggggggggggggaggataaaacaacccaccacaaaacagATGTATTTGGGAGTGCTTTACAAGGATACCAGTGCTGACAAAACATGACAATGAACGAGTTCAATAAGATGTTCCTGTTGCTTGTTTTCACTGGCTGACTTGAGCTGAGTAGGACTGGTTGTTTTGAAAGCATTCACACTAGACCTGCTTTCTTGAAAGAGAGGAACCAACTAAGTCATGAAACAGGAGTCACAATTTTGTCAGTGTGGCtgacagaaatacattttctgcaaactttttttGAAGTGAATTTCAAATCTTGATTGTATGTTTAAATGCACACCTTTTAATTCATTTGGTGTAAATATGATAGTTCAGAGACAGTCTCTTTGGGAACAGtgtgctaaaaaaaaaccctaaaaaaccCCCTAACAATATAAAATTGTTATATACTAGGAGTATTCAAGCTAAGAATTGAACTGctagtgatttttttgtgtatttggAGAATGCCAAATACAATACCTTTACCTTTAGAAaggtaaaaaagaagaaatccttGGCACCTAATCTTCTCAATTCTGTGCAAGGTCAGAACAAGTTTTGATTAATTGGAGGTCAGGAGGAAAATGGCATACAAACTCAGGATAGGGGTACAAAACAGCCTGGCAGTTGCCTAACTAGCCTGGCAATTGAAATTCATCTAGTAGCAGTCTTGTACCTCTAGTGTATCAGGACTTCAGTAAGTCATTTCACACCATTGCTCAAGAGATCACTCCTTCCCTATgccacccctccaccccccaaaaaaaaaagaaagaaagaaaaaaaaagtattaggaAGTAGTAAAAGAATTATAGGCTGGAGTGAGTAAACCATGATGAGACAGATGGAAGATTAATTACTTGAAGAATGCCTATAGGCTGCTTTTGAGAATAACTTTTTCATATATTATAATGTataataatgtaataatataCAACAGACAAAGATATATATGATATAATATTATGGAATaatattttcactgattttGGTAGGAAAAAGTAGGAGGGAGCTAAGAAGAACTAGTCATGCATATGAGCTGGAGGAGGACAAATACAAAAGTAATGTGGAATCTGATCATGGTGGTATTTTTCACTTCCATATACACGTTTCAGACTTCAGCttctggcttttgctttgctggtgCTCTTGCAGTCTCTCAAAGAAAAGATGCAAGCATGCCCTTGTTTACCTCACCAAAGTTGGTCAGGGTAATGTCCTGCCCTGTTTAAGTCTGGGAAGTGCAGTTGTCCATAGACAACAATGAAAGTCTATTCATGCATTGTTGTCAAAGGCGCTAAATAACCTGAATAGGAGGGGGTTTTCCTCCAACATTTGAGAGGTGGTCCTCTAAAAATATTGAATGCAGCCtctttcagcagaagaaatCTTTCATATTGACTGTGCTACTTTTTACTGTACAGCAGGATAGTTTAGTGACAGAATTCTTGGGTGAAGCTGTCAGATGAGCACATGAAGTACATTACAAGTAATCAGTATTTCTTCGTTTTGAGAGCTAAAACATCCAACAAAAAAGCCACTAAGCCTAAAATGGTTTCTACAACAGAACAATTCTGATTCAACACAAAGGAAGCTAATCAACTTCAGTGGGTAGGTTAGTCAGTGCTCTAATCAGTATATTAATCTCTCAGAAAGATGTTGCAGTGAATGAAATGATAGGTAGAAATAAGTTACAAATTTAGCTTAGTAGCTTTTTAATTATAAGTTCTCGTTTAAACTCCATGTGTGGGATGTCAGATTTGTATTTTGCCAagttcattctttcttcttagTGGTAGATGCTGAGAGCTTTCTTCAGTACgcttatatatatatgtatatcttgAAACCTTACTTTTCCTCTGTCATAGGTCCAGTTGTTTACGTTTTGGATCTTGCAGATCGACTGATCTCAAAGGCATGTCCATTTGCTGCAGCTGGAATCATGGTGGGCTCTATATACTGGACAGCTGTTACATATGGAGCTGTGACGGTGATGCAGGTACACATGTATTCCCTCTTCTTACCAGCTTTGAAAGCAAGTTTTCTGAAGAAGTCAATTAATTAAGACTCCTCTTTCCTCAGCTTAAAACATGCTTTAGCTGCTTTCAGCACTTCCAGTGTAGTTAACAAGTGAATTCAAGACAGGTAGATAGAAAGCTTCTCACTTTTAACTGATCATACTGTATAAAGCCAAGTATCCCTGTTCAAACATAGTTTAGTCTGCAGCTAACAAAATTCACTACTACTGGAGCTGGCTGCCCTTTCTGTGGCAGGCTGGTGAACCCACTTCTGTTCTTACAGAAAAGGTGCAATTACCACCTAACCGCTAATAATGAGTAGTCTAATTCTTCAGAAGAGACATGAGACTAATATCATCTTTTACCTGTAGAAAAACTTTGCTGGTAACATTCAAAGGGTTGAGACAGGGTGAATTTTTCAGTCCTGCCACTTTTTTATtgtataaagaaaaatgcatgctCTGAATGGTGTGACTCATTCATAAACAACAAATGCAAACCACTGCAAATTTATAGTATGTTCTCTTAATTACTTCAGAATGTATGGTTAGTTGAAAGCgggaaaaatacttatttttcctattttggtTCTTGTGAACTtgctatttaaatataaaaataacgTTGACAGATGGTAGATTATTAGCTATGGAAAGACTTGTTTATGGCTGTCCTCATTCAACTACGAGACAAGAGTTTTTGTAGACTGTACAACTAGAAGTACCTTCACCCTTTTAGTTGTTGATTCCTGTACGTATGTTATATAAACTGCAAagtctgattattttttttgtgcCAGTAGAAAGGTTTAGACACATTGGTAATGACTGTCCTTTGAAATCATAGCACTAATCacgtttaaaaataaagagaagataTGCTGCTATTTCCACTACAGTTGAAAATAATGTACCTCTTCCTGCATTGTCTAGAGAAGCAATACTTTTTAATACTGTGATCTCTGTTGCATAAGGTATTGCTAAATAACAGAAATTTTTGATTAAAACATTCTGAGATACTTGCTATCAATTTATCCTTGAAAACTAGTATCTAATCAATTTCTGAGTGTAGAATTAATAATTCTAAAACTGTAAATTCTTCTGTGCATTTTGGAAAGCATGCTATTTTGATATTTCAGATGTTTGAGCTTTTACTCATACAGAAGCACATGAAACTTTTCTTGAGGTGGTAAGGAATTGTGTTACAGCTCTCTGCAAGATTAATGACTCGCAAATTAGGGCTGGTAGCTTGTCTGCATTACACTTGATAAGTAACCAAGGATGCAAAGGGAAAACTGAGTATGTTAAGTAAAAGAGtagtattcttttttctttctataagtTAAAATAGGTGGGTAGccccaaacaaaccagaatttttttaagttatattCTTCGTTCAGTTGTGATCTTTGTTATGTTTGTCAACTATATACATATTTACTAGGTTGTGGGTCACAAAGAAGGTCTTGATGTCATGGAGAGAGCTgatcctttatttcttttgattgGACTTCCCACTATCCCAGTCATGCTAATATTGGGCAAGATGATTCGTTGGGAGGACTATGTGCTCAGACTGTGGCGCAAATACTCTAATAAGCTACAAATTTTGAACAGCATATTTCCAGGTAATGTGATtaaattgaaaaggaaatatcAAGCTTGAATTGGTGCCTTTGGGAGATGGGGATAGGCGAGTAGTTTTCGCCATTCTTAAGTAAAGGTGATAACACCTTCCCTCGGGTTTACGTTCAGCCTATTTACACTGTGTTTGTATAGTCCCTAGTGAGAAAGGTGGGGCAAGAGGAGCAGGAGCATGGTTTCAATTAAGGCCTTAGTAACAAAACATGGTACTAAAGCTACTAAAAATCATGGGTCttatttgaaagtaaaaattaatacagTCATTTAATGGAAACAGAATATTTACTGAGAAGAGGGGTAGTTCTCAAAGTAACTGAGCTATAGATTTATAATGGAGCAGGGGGTGGACACTAATGTGCTTTCTGTGTTCTGTTTGAGGTAGTGGCTATGTAACCTCTTCTTCCCCCACTCTCATCCCTTTAGGCATTGGATGTCCTGTTCCTCGTATTCCAGCAGAGGCCAACCCTTTGGCAGATCATGTCTCTGCTACACGTATTCTGTGTGGAGCTCTAGTTTTCCCTACTATTGCCACGATAGTTGGCAAACTCATGTTCAGCAGTGTTAACTCAAATTTACAAAGGACAATCTTGGTAAGATTCAGTATTGGTTGTTTTATAAACAATTATATTATGGGAATATGAAGTGTTGTGttgtggggggagggaggaaaagtaaaaaggaaCATAAATTGATTTAGAACTTGAGTGGCATAAGggaagggtttgttttttttttaaggctgccTATCTTGGCAGGGGACAAGCATCACATGTGTGAGAGACTTTGTCCTTGTGACTGAAATTAATCTCAGTTCTAGACAAGGCTGAAACTTCTCTCTGGTACTGTACTAGGCAGATCTTAACAGTAATTAAGGGTGATAATGAAGATGAGGAACCAGCATCTTCTAAGAACCATCTCTTCAAGGGAAGACTATTATCAACCTTTTCATATTAGCTTCTGTTTACTAATTCTTTAAGAGAATCCTTGTGTTACTTATTAaaataaggagagaaaaataaactctcCATAGAAGTTGAATGGAGGCGGGGGAGGACAAAGAGAGGAGACaatcttttgttttgtgaatAACCTCTCTGGCTTGCTGCCTTTCAAGGGGAGGCACACTCAGTTTGGTAAGGTGGTATCCCTGGTCATCTGACTCATTTCAGCCCCTATTTTCAGTTCTGACATGTTAAGGCATCCCTCTCTCCTATATGGAAGAAACAGTGATATTACAACCGTTTATGCAGACTAAAGGCAGCTTAGTGTCTCCTCTTGTTTTAAAGACTTGAGATAAACATACTGTacaacttgggggggggggggagttttACCAAAAGCATGTTTTATGTCACCCCACTGTTGCTTTTGGCAAGTGGCCTTTTTTACAGTGATTATAGAATGGTAATTAGTATTATTCCTTGTGTCATGTATAGTATATATtcagagaagggaggaaagcagATATCTGCATTTTACTTTGTTCTTAAAATAGgctatattttgattttttttttttttaggatattTGTCAGACTTCCaagcaaataaaagctttcaaaagGTTTTATAAATCCAGTAGGTAATCCCCTTTAGTAACACTAACCTCTGTAATAGTGCATTGTGATAGAAAACTTTGAGATACTTGCTTGGAATTGGCCTAATTAGctaaacttcaaaagaaaatgctatatgattggaaaataaatcatcttttgaccagaattttttaaaacaacatttgcAATGATATGACACTGAACTGTTCAGgttttcaaaatatctttttatttcagggtGGAATTGCTTTTGTTGCTATAAAAGGAGCTTTTAAAGTTTACttcaaacagcagcaatatTTGCGCCAAGCTCACcgcaaaattttaaattatcctGAGCAAGAAGGAGCATAAGGCTGTGATCTCCAGATGTCATACAGTCTCACCTAACAGGTTTCCATGTTGTATTGGTTCCATCATTATTGCACAGTAGTGGAGAATTGTGATAAGTTGCTGctcctattatttttttttctataaatataatAAAGCACTGTCTTGTGGCAGGGTAAATCCTTTCAGCAACCACTGAACGTAAGAATGTGACTTGGCTTCCATGATTTTTGGGTATTTCTGTTGGGCAACAGGcttgtgaattattttctttgagccAATatgctgaatggaaaaaaaaaagcatcaactACAGAACAAGAACGTTTTAAATTGTGTAGTTAATGTAGGCTATATCCAAATGCCTTTTCTATATGTGTTTTTATACCCATGCTATCATCCAGTTCAGCATTTCACACAAtgaagggaattttttttagaaGGGTAATGTGAGTCATTACCAAGGAAAAGTAATTGTGGGACATCAGTCAATAAAGATTTCCTTGGTTTTTGCTGGTATCAAACAGGGAGTGTAAAATACTCAAATGACTggtcagagaaagcagaagatagATCACTTGCTACAGGACTTGTGTGTCAGCTTTAGCCACCTAAGCACTAGGTGTGGAAATAGCATGGCTTCCAGGTGACTATTTTATTATCGATAATTTTTAATGTCCTGTTGTATCTTCTGCAGTGCCTAGTGTTATCTTCTCATGGCTCTTTTTACTGCTTCGTAACTGGTGCTGGatagcattttttcccctctggagTAAAATAATTACATGGGGGGAAGTAAATTTCAGTTGCTTATTCTGTAGTTAAGTATTAGAGCATTTGTTTAGTCTTCATGTTCCTTTTGATCATATAAATATCCGTGCAAGTACAGAGAGCAGTAGAAGTGTGAGAAAATGACACTGGATACTAAAGCTACATTTAAACTGACAGATTAGGGCATCCTTCTAAACTTTCAGACCTGGGTGCATAACTCGGCTCTGTGGCAGGAGTAGGCTCTCTTCTGCCCATACAAGTTCTAGTGGCAGGACAGATGGTGGAAGGATCGGCTGGAAGGGGGAGACACTACACTTTGGGCACCGAGTCTGAGCATGGTATGTACCAGCAGGCTGGGTGCTCTTAAGACAACTTGGCTCCATCCTGTAAAGGACAAATCTTAAATGTGTAAGAAACTAAGTTTATGTATACAGTAAGCTTTACTCTTACAGTATGTTCAAAGGAGCCAGCTGAGGGAGACATTAGCACTTCAGTTATTTGATGTATTTATAAACTTAATTTCCACAGAAATTAACTGTTTTGTGAAGTTCAATTTTGACAAACATAATACGGCCATTTAATATTCATACCAGACCTAACCTAGATTTAGTACTTGAAGTTTTTTCCTAAcaagtttgtttttctcagttttttttttccttgttcctaTTAGTATGTCAAATGCATGaagaaaggtttaaaaaaaatcttttagtgGAAGTATTCataagtaaatatttcttttcaccACAAATGAAGTAAATGCAGAATGGACTTCATACTTGACTGCAATAATGTATGTTAGAGAAATTCAAAATATGGTACCTTTTCTATAGTATGTTTATCTTAATTACTGAGATGTAATATTTTAGAACTGTACAAAAGTGTATATAAAGACCAACTAGTGTTCAAAAACTATACAGGTATTGAAAATTATACATTTGATTGATATCAAATACTTTTGAGGTTCTTGCTGTAACTGAAGAATTACTATAATCTTGTAAGTGCAGATTATATTTGTCTTAGTGGGCTcacttttatataaaattcTAAATACAGAGTAGCAACCTCTGAAAGTTGCTGCTTTCTGTAAGATAGTCTTGAAACAATATAATGTGTATTTCTTACAGAATTCCTCATTTcgagaaaacagcttttcagtgGTCTTCACTGTATATATTTCCAACcaatttattactgttttttaaagtctcaTGAAGAATTGAATGATGCAGATTAGTGGGTTTGAAACTTGTTCCATGGGAAAGCTCATTGTCTCCTCTGGAAGTTAAAGCTAttgtaaaaatacaattataAAAACACTATATGGATTATAAAAGTATTTCATCTGAGTAGCAGAAGGTCATTACTCTGTTTGTAAATCTTGTTTTTAAGTATTGCAAATTATAGTTATGTTGAATTAggttgaataaatattttttacgCTCCCTAGTGTATTTTGTCAGTTGAACAACAGCCTGTAGCAAAacttctgaatgaaaaatgtgttttgttttaatgcttaTCTAAGGCTTTATATAATCAATTTGAAGTTGCTAGCCTAAAGAAATATCTTGGGGATGAAGGAAGAA
It includes:
- the MARCHF5 gene encoding E3 ubiquitin-protein ligase MARCHF5 isoform X2 codes for the protein MSEQTGLALPQTMDRSCWVCFATDEDDRTAEWVRPCRCRGSTKWVHQTCLQRWVDEKQRGNSTARVACPQCNAEYLIVFPKLDRLISKACPFAAAGIMVGSIYWTAVTYGAVTVMQVVGHKEGLDVMERADPLFLLIGLPTIPVMLILGKMIRWEDYVLRLWRKYSNKLQILNSIFPGIGCPVPRIPAEANPLADHVSATRILCGALVFPTIATIVGKLMFSSVNSNLQRTILGGIAFVAIKGAFKVYFKQQQYLRQAHRKILNYPEQEGA
- the MARCHF5 gene encoding E3 ubiquitin-protein ligase MARCHF5 isoform X1, whose translation is MSEQTGLALPQTMDRSCWVCFATDEDDRTAEWVRPCRCRGSTKWVHQTCLQRWVDEKQRGNSTARVACPQCNAEYLIVFPKLGPVVYVLDLADRLISKACPFAAAGIMVGSIYWTAVTYGAVTVMQVVGHKEGLDVMERADPLFLLIGLPTIPVMLILGKMIRWEDYVLRLWRKYSNKLQILNSIFPGIGCPVPRIPAEANPLADHVSATRILCGALVFPTIATIVGKLMFSSVNSNLQRTILGGIAFVAIKGAFKVYFKQQQYLRQAHRKILNYPEQEGA